TGACGATCCATATTaccccgtatggtttcacgattTGGTCCAAGGTCCAGtagcaaaggtcaccacatcacctatgtatttcacacgaggttttacctttcacacacacgagtatgggagacatcgggcaacaaGTAACTACGGAATACGTGTGAAAGGCGAAACAAACTTTTATGGGATCTTGCacgagattattgaagtcgaatttctggggttattgaagctaaaatgcgtcttcttcaaatgtgaatggttcgaccccgttgTGAACCGAGGTGTTCGGGTTAACAATTTTGGTGTTGTGGATATCAATtctgggagaagatacaacaagtTCGAGCCTTTCATCCTAGCTTctcaagccgagcaagttagtTTCCTTCCATACTCTCGCCTTCGCAGTTctgggataaactggttaggtGTTATAAAAATTACACCTTGTGGGCGAATTGttgctggagaagaaccacctttgcaagaagaagatgctATCAATAAAGTTGATGTACCTTATCAACAACTTAATGAAATCCTTCTGATCGATCCGGAAAACCAACAATATGAAGATCTTCCCAAAGATgtgacagatgaagcacgtgaagacgagttcgacgGAAGCGACGATGATCATTGTACTGAtcttgatgagaacgaaaacgattcaGAATGATGTAATCTATgtaacaaattttgtttttctttttcattttctcatTTTAATGTATGTGTATCAAAAGGTTgtgtttatataatatgttttttaaaaaaataataataataatttggagtttagggtttaagttggataaagaggaagaagatgtaaagaagaagagatgatgtTATAAGATAAGtaactttggggtttaggttttctggtttcggggtttagggttaagactcgtaaagtcgtcgtaaacaaaaacacgggcctggtaaattcgtcgtaacctGGTcaacgtaaattcgtcgtaaacatGGTCCTCGTAAAGTCGTCGTAAACAAAAACACGGGtctggtaaattcgtcgtaacctGGTcaacgtaaattcgtcgtaaacatGGTCCACGTAAATTCATCGTAAActtaaaaacacgggcctggtaaattcgtcgcaaatgaaaaaacgcgagcctgataatttcgtcgtaaatgaaaaaacgcgggcctggtaacttcgtcgtaacttTACGACGACTTTATgccttttcttatatataggtGACGCCTCAGAACGAGCTTTgctcgttcattcctcccaaatcCCTCTCCACTCCTCTTAAGGTAACCTctctctaattattttttttttttaaacattgtttagttttaggtggttagtataggtaATTAGCTTAAGTGGTTAATAtaggtaattagtttaagtggttagtataggtaattagtttaggtgattagtaaGGTAtcggaataatattttttaattatgtcgttaTTGATAAAACTAActgtaattttttataaaatttagatgGGTCCTAGAAGAAagccagcagcacctacttactCTCAGATATTTCATGATGGTATCGGGACATCTTCTTCTGGTCCATCATCTTCCGAGGCAGTTCCATACTCTCAGACATCCCAGAGAGTTTCTTGgagtcctcctcctcctgcacctcatatgcctccacctcctcctcctccagccgCTGCACCTCAGCCTGTCCCAGCAGGTGCAGTTCATCCAGATTTGTGTGTGCCTCCATCAGCTCCATACGCGAGATATACAGTGAAGGATTTGCTCGCCCAGCCTGGACGAGAGGGCTTGGATGTTCTGGATCCCGATAGACCAccaggaacttattggtaacttattattttttagtacattaaattttaaatttttttttctaacaattagGTTCTCTTTTTAGGTTTGGGGCCAACAACCATGTTGGCCGGAGCGTGTCGGAGACGATCAAGGGCTACTACGACGGAGCCTACCCGAATTGGAGCAAGACTCCAGACCACGTTAAGACGacttggtttaaatgttttgcggaaatttttttttaaacatctaattaaatatttatatctaattaaatatttattttaattcttttaaaattttgtttgtttcagcaAAGGTGGCACTGGTCCTTGgaaatcaccgagagggtgaagagcGAATTCATTGCAAAGGCAAAGACCTGCATTTGCAACACTatctccgattggaaggacaagtagGAGATCTACGgttatgagggaaagcccaccaAGCTCGCGAAGGAAGTATGAGATGATCTCATCGCCTTTTGGAAGCTACCCTCTTCGATCCATAAGGCGAACTCGTGCTCCGCTTCCCGAAGAACGAAGGActaagatggtcatttgcccatggttCACAGAACCGGAAAAAAGCCTCACGCCGGAATCcatctagaagctgtaagtttgtttctaatattaattttgaattctttaattaattttaattttaatatttaattttttttaattttttttttgtagtataaGAAGACATGAGTCTTACCATCTCTATCTGatctattcaagatgactcacgccacatcagACGGGATTTTTGTGGATCCGGCGTCCGAGAAACTCTTCAACGCAGTGGCTTCTCGGGTTGAAGAGCGGGAGACGCAATTAACCCAGCAGTCTCctgatggattacccgtcaaaCTGACGACCGAAGAGGTCGACAggatcttcgaagaggtaaaactttataaatttaactatttaataaattttaactatattaatatgtttttataggtggctcctagaaagaagggACAGATAGTGGGCATAGGTTATGTTAACGAAGTTGCTACATAcgcttcgagacgggatgaagagaacTCTCAAATGAGAGCTCGGATGGATAGCCAGCAAgatcgtttagactctcttgaagATCTGGTGGACGTGATGGTGGTGGGAAACCCGATTTTGCAGAGAGCATTAAATGAGAGGCGAGCAGCTCTCGGGATGCCAATACGGAATCCCGAAGATGACGATCCAGACCGTTCTCAACCGAGCACCGCCACCGACTACTTCGATAATATGTAGtagcttttttatttgtttccttttgtattatgaatttaaatattatgttatgacttttaaatagtttttaaatatatgttttgattttcatatttcattttatatttaaaattttttaaattttgaatattaaataatattttaattttaatttaatattaaatggtaagaaacgatgtaaattcgttgtaaactttacatggattttacaacGAAATCCTCGTAACATCGTTGTAAGGTTTACGTGGAGCTTACAAGGGCAGCGttgtaaaatcctcgtaaagattacatggagtttacttcGAAATAATACGAGTACTTTACAACGAAGTATTACGtctcgtttacgacgaaatgtttCCTTCCGTTTTACGAGGAAAACTTTCCTCGTAAACGTTACCACGTCTTTATGACGAAACCTCctttacgacggacgtttaacaacgaaacgtttttcgatgttaattcgtcgtaacaccctttttacgacgaattaacaagAAATATTGCCCccttaaaaaatatgttttcttgtagtgtactttaatataaccaaaaaaaaaaaaatctattggtattttattttcatgtcatttaagttttctttggatttaatgaaaataaactaagtattaagaaaaaatatatttaatatttaatattttaaatttaatttaaataaatatttttttttattttgaataggCCCCTTCGAGCTCAGGACCGGCTCTACGTACAAAAGATACATTGCTGACATATGTAAAACGGTTAGATAAGTAGAGATCTGGAAGAAATCTAGACATAGAAAAAATGTTGAGAAATCAAACAATTAAACTGTGTCACGTGATTaatttccattaattatttcttgaataaaaatgcattttaATCAATACGATCCTATCAGCCGGATGATTGGATGAGATAGGCTATAGAAATTAGTTACTAAATTTTGTTTGGCTGTggacaacaaaacaaaaaaaagttaggcATTTGGAGTTCACAGTCACAAATGCACTTGATAAACTCGTTATGTTACCATTTTGTGTGACATCACTGTAAATAAACTCAACCATTAATGTTTTATTCTAATTAACAAACACAAGCCGGGCAAAATCACTGAAGATAAAtcagattaatatataaaatcgcCCAAAGAGATGCTCTTTGAGAGATATTTGAATGCAGATTGTGCATGTAATATATGCTTTCATTAAATGTACAGTttgatagaaaagaaaacaaagaagatggagttggtTCAGATGCAGAAGAGAAACATGTTAAGATtgaaaaaagtttatttaaaaatcgtCACGATGATAAACATAACTTAATGGCAATAAGGTGAAGTTTTTTCTAGGTTTTTCATGTCTAATAATTGTAAGATAATTACGTATTCGACATTTGCTGGAAAATGTgctatttctaaaataaataaaattaacattttagcCTAAAGAATTACGTTAGCTTTGAGAAATCAACCAACGATATTTATTTATAGCTCTCTAACGTTTatcttttcaattatttttcgCACAATGAGGCCATGTTGTAATGACTCAAAATCTAACTGAGGTCTTTAGAAAAGTTTAAGCAATTCGAAGCAGAGTATATAATTACAAGAGTTGAAGCCAAAGACAGCAACATATTAGTATATTACATATACAACGACTTTCTAATAAAGTGTATCTAAAACAGAGGAGCTTTCATAAAGGAATAGTTTGATCACATTTCTTCCTTCACCCTCTACGGCGTTGGAACTTTCCTTTGCCGTCTCTGATCCATATCGTTGACCTTGTTCTCCTAACACGATCAGTGAAGAGACGGTACCTGACAATGTACAATATAAAGAAGGAGACATGCATGAGAGTCTGAGACAAGACAAAAAAGCTTTGTGAATCGCTTGTCGGATAACAGTACTAACCTCTCGTACTCTAGTTTTTGAGTAACTATCCCATTCAGCACTAACTCAGAGCTATACACCTCAGCCCCTGAAgagaataaataaaacaaaacttacataTCACATGAAATCCacgacatatatataataaatcaggAGTTTATATAGATCAAAGTGTAATTCACCTCTTTCTAGAAATGGTACGCTGATATCTCGATCCTCTTCACATGATAAAACTAGAAGATTCTCTGGGACCTTCTCGTCGCTCAGGACAGATCTTCCAACTCTTTCTACAGGCTGCCATTTGTTTTCAGTACATATCAGTATTATTTTGGGTTTTGTCCACATCAAACTGGGAAAGAGACTTAAAGAATCAGTACCTGTCCATGAACTGCCTTAACCAAAGTTGTGATTGTGTTCAAACCAGGCTTTGTATTTGGGGTTATAAAGACCCTTCTTCCCTGAAGTGTAGTGTAACACTAATGagctaaaaagaaaagaaactgaaACCAAAAGATTGTGAGATACCTTTAGTAGCGGATTCTGTCGTGCACGAGCCAAAGAAACCCCCATGTTGAAACCGaactccttctccttcttcgaGTCTCTGAGTATGTAAAGATCCTCGTCAACATAAATATTCACTTGATCGATGCTTTCGAGCCACTGTGTAGTCACCACTGGCTTCCCTGAAGCGATTGCCTCAAGCATGTTCCTTGTGCGCGTAAAGTTATCCGCTACAAAATGTGTTGCCTCTGTCATGGAAGATGCTTCCGAGATATCAAACCTAGCCAAAATCTATCAAGCAAATGCCATTAGAAGATTACTTTTGTGTAAAACTGAAACTTAACTAATCCAAATCATATACCTTCTTCTGATGCTTGGTCACATCTTCATCAAGATGCTGGCTGAACAAGACACGTACACTACCTAAATCTCTTCGCTTCCTTGTACTCTTTGTCTCGGGAACAGGTTCCATCAATGGTGAGGTCAAGTTACGGAACTCCCTTGTAGTGTTTGATGTTCGTGAATCCTTGCAAGAAAGTCTATGATACTCATCGCCCATGCATATAGGTGATACATTCTTTGAAGGCTCCTTAGACTTAACTGGAGTGTCAAAATCGGGTTCTGAACTCCTCTCTGCCTCGTTAACCTGATCTTGCAAGAAACGAGCTGACCTTCTCCGCTTGGGATAACTCAACACATCTGCTTCACCTCCACTTGGTTGCTTAAGTAGCTTAGACACAACAACTTCATCTggcaaatcaagtttctcattCTTTGAATAAGCCTTGACAAGAACTGATTTAGCCTTCTTGGTTTTTGGTTTCAACGATTCAATATCATCATCTACAGCTTGAATCCCCTTAAGTCTCTTGGATTTTCTGGTAACAACTCCACGTGACGATTTCTTAGCCTCATCCCTGGCGTCTCCAGAGTGCAGAGCACTGATCACTTCAGCAGCCATCTGCGTATCAGGGCCTGCTTCTACCTCTTCTCGCCTATTAAACATTCTTGTTTTACTTTCCTTGGAAACTTCATCCATCTCATCAACAAGATTATCTCTACTCTCTCGTGGAGCAGTATGGACAATCCTTCTCTTCGAGCAGTATGGACCTCCCTTGTCAAGCTGGTCACTCTGTAAAGACCTTTCAATACTCTTCCTGCAAGCTTTAGCAGGACTCGGACTAGCCTTATTCATCCTTCTTCTCAACAATTCCTCTTTACCCATAGCTTGAATCCTCTTAGTTCCCTTGGATTGTCTAGTAATCACTCTCTCTTCTCCCGGTGACAGTTTATTTCCTGGACTAGCCTCACCATTAACTTTGCTGCGACCACCAGAGCGCACAGCATCAACAGCTTCAGCGGCCACTTGTGTCTCATACCCTAACTCTACCAAGTCACGCATATCAGATATTCTATTATAACCTTCCTCGGAAACTGCATCTAACTCTTTACCGAGATTCTTTTTAGCAGCTTGAATCATCTTTGGGCCCCTAGTCACACAACGCTGCAACAGTCTGGAATCAGAATGAGCCCTTCTTTGACTTTTATCCACTGAAACTTCAAGTTCCCTTCTCTGTTCTCTTGGCACGGAAGAACGTCTTTGTGCTTTACTAGCAGCTCCAAAaagttcttcttttcttctaaGACAAATATCGCCACCTCCTTCATCCTCACGATTATCATCCCACTCGAACATACTGTTTCCAAGAGCTCTCGCTTTGTAACTTGCTTTCTTTGCTAATTCTAGTGGACCTTTAACACTTGAGATTTTGTCTAATTTTTCTTCTGTTCTCCTTCCATAATCAGCTTCAGCTTCAACATCAAAGTTTAGACCAGACTCACTAATGAGTTTATCAACAAATTTAAGAGCACTGGCCTGTGATGCCTCACCAGGCTCTTGAGAGTCTATATAACTCAAACCAGGAGAAGGGCAGTTTTCTTCAGGCGAATCATCCTCAAATAAAAGCTTTCTCGCTGTTCTTTTCccttcatttttcttttcaacaAACGTATTGGGAGGACAGTTCTGATTCCCTACTTCTCCAAAATGTTGTTGTAGAAGGGAACTAGTTGTGGCTCCTTGACCAGAAGAATGGCAGCTGGCTAAAGTAGGACTGTCTCTGTTGAGAAGCTTCTGGGCTGAAACAGCAGAAGCACGAAAAGCTGCTGAACGAACCGAAGCGAACCTGGCCACCTTTCCTGTAAAAGAAGAGAATTCCTATgaacaaatatgaaaatttcaATCAACAGCAGAAGCTCGAAATCTTTACAAGTGTTGATGAGAACACATCAACAAAAGATTCTAATTGGGAAGCCTGCAAGATATCATATAATGACTAAAAACATTACTAGCAGCATATTTAGAGCTAAACCTCAAAACAATTGGGGTTTCAAGCTAAAGTATCAAAACATGCTTGTTCCGACAATTGACAAAGAATATTTCACATGTTTGGAGACTGGTTATTTAATTTCTAACCAACTATTGTATAGTAGATGCATTTTGAACCAAGAAACATAACCTAGCCAacttttagtttaaacaagaaacaaaaacgaGAACTTGATGCAAGAAAATAACAACAATAATATCGTTATGTTTTCCATAAACAAAGTCTACCACTTTGGGTTAGAAACTCACCCGTTGGCTTAACGTTTTCATGTCCACTCGACGGAGCATCAAGGGCACCCATTGGTTTCATGTTCTCGTCAGCACGCTCTCTACTCTTATCTTCACTTGATAACAGCTTTCTTCTACTGCTCGAGTCACCACAATCAGAGACCTCGCGGTTGTCCACCAAGAAAACAGTAACATCAACATCATCACTATCCTCATCAGAAGGATCCAGCACCTGTGTAGCCAAGCCATCAAAACCTTGGAGTAACTGCTCATCCTCTACAAATGGTTCTTCTTGAGtttgaaaccccaaatccacagCTTGAGTTTCGCGACAGAGAAGAAACTCGTCGTTGTCTATGACCTGAGTCTCCTTAAACTCATCATTGATCCAAGCATCGTCCTCGAAAGGTACAGTGTCGTTCATAAACTCATCGCCAAGATTCCCAAAGAAACCATCTTTCTCTTCACCTAACATACGAAACAGATCGAAACCACTATCAGAcaacaagttaaaaaaaaaaaaagaactcaacTTTAACTAATTTAATGTCGAAAAACCCAAATCGAAGAAAATGGGGGAAAAAAGATCACAGCTTTATAAAGAataaaccctagagagagagagagagatcgtaCCAGAGTCGGAAGGGGAAGAGGGAAGAGAATCAATCGGCTGGGTGTCTTGATTCTCCGAAAAGTTGTGATCTTTAGTCATATCGATTCATCcactgacgaaattccgaccaAAAGTAATCTCCTTTCTTAAACAATTTGGTCGGGATTGATTTGTCGACACACGAACTTGTACGCGAAAGTGAGGAGAAGAGGGAAAGACAGAATTTAGGCGCGGAAAGACAGTAAAGCGTCTCGTTAGGGCTCGCGTGGAGGGAATTAGggtaaatgtttaatttaatacCAATAACTAAAACTATTGATCTCAAAACGggcatttggtctagtggtatgattctcgcttagggtgcgagaggtcccgagttcaATTCTCGGAATGCCCCTTTTTTATCCtttttgtataaattaaaattggaTAAAGTATGCAGTTTCGTTAACGCTTTACATATGCGTAAGAAACTTAGATTCATCAACGCAGACGAGACAACACTGAAAAGTAccgttttttttattacaattcAGACAGAGCATGTCGGATCTCTGCAGTTGTAATTTGCATCAACAGTTTACACAGAAAAATACACAATAGACTTATATTCGCGTTATATCTTAATACAATGCGATCTGAAGCCTTCTTCAACACGTTCCATTGACTCAGGCTTGTCTTCTTGCCAATGTTCTTCAAAACGTATCACATACCATCAGTGAGGtcctttattatatatatgcaacCTGAACCTGTCACTTGCTTCTCTCACTTAGCTGAAACCATCTTTCTGGAACTCATCAGCTTGGTCTCAAACGCATTTAACGAGAACTCGATGCTCAGAGACTGCCAGCGATGCAATCAAAACTGTTGGAAGAACTATAAACCACTTCTGCTTCAATGTTCACCAGCTTCCCTCACTATTCGAACCTGAGTTCTTGTTAGCCTTGTCACCCTCTTAGCCTTTTTACAAGCGACGAGGATAATGTTCTTGTTTCATACTCATCAGGTGTCTTTAGTTCTTTGACGACTGAAATATCTAAGTCGTGTTGACTCAGGTCAAAACTAGTGAGCTTAATCCTGTGGATTTCTCAAGACCCCTTTTCTCCATTTCCACTCTCAACGTTTCAGCTGTTTGCCAACTCTCGGCATGTGCATACAAGTTCGATATCAACACAAGATGATTTTCACTGTCACCGTTTATGACGCTTCCTGCAGTCTCGATTATCTTCATCACCTGTTCAGCCATTTCTGTATCCATGTGAACCTTACAGGCACCAAGTAAAGCTCCCAAGACTGTATCGTTCGGTTTCACAGGCATTTCTCTTACCAATCCGTAAGCCTCTTTCAGTTTCCCTGAGCGTCCCAAGAGATGAACCAAACATCCAAAATGCTTCACATTCGGTTTCACATCTCTGTTCTTCATCTCCAAGAATATCTTTAGACCATCCACTAGGAACCCTCCATGAACACAAGCGCTGAGAGCCGCCAGAAAAGTGATCTCATCGGGTTTTGTATCCATCGTTCTGAACATCTCTAAAGCTTCTCCGCCTTTCCCGTGAATGGCAAGACACGAGATCATAGAGTTCCAACAAGCAACACTTCTCACACTTAACGACTCAAACACGGATGTGGCGTTCTCTAGATCCCCACACTTAGCATACATATCGATCAATGCGTTTGAAACAAACTCGTTAAGCTCAATCCCTATACGGTTAATCAGAGAGTGAACTTCCCTGCCAACATCAAGACGACATGATTGAGCACAAGCAGACAAAACACTTGAAACCGTCACTGCATCCGGTTCAAACCCTTCTCCTTGCATCTTATAAAAAGCATCAATAGCACCATCAGAGTACCCATTCTGCGCATAACCGGTGATCAAACTGTTCCAAATCACCAAATCACGAACCTTTACACGGTTAAAAACACCACTAGCCTCATCCACATCACCTGCCCTAAAATACCCAGAGATCATCAGTGACCACACAAAAGAGTTCTTCTCCGGTATCTCCTCAAAGAACATCCGAGCAGCCTCCATCTCTCGATTACTAACGTACCCTCCAAGCATCACCGCCCAAGCCTTCACACTCTTCATCTCCAGAGGCATTCTCTCAAACAAGTCTCTAGCTTTCTCAGTCTCGTTTCTCTTCACGTACCCTTTCATCATCACGATCCAAGTCACTTCATTTCCACTCCCAATTATCTCTCCGAACAACCTAGTGGCCGAGAGCGCGTCACCGTTCCACATATACCCACCGATCATAGCGTTCCAAGTAGCAACGTTTCTCTCAAGCATTTCGTCGAACACGTTACGTGCAGAAACTATGCATCCACTTTGGCTATACATCTTGATCAGAGAGGTTCTCACCATGACGTCAGAGTGGATACCGAACTTGATCGATTCGGAATGCAGTTGCTTCCCGAGAACAAAGTTTGGAACGCAAGCACATGCTTTTAGAAGCAGAGGAATCCATCCCGGAAAGAACACTCCTTTGCGGCGGATTGCTTCGTACAGAAGCAGAGCTTGTTTTGGTGATCCTTTGGAAATGTGTTTCCTCATAAGATTGGATATATCAACATTGTCCTGCAAATTCATGACCAAACACAACTCTTCCCTAGTTTTGGCAACTGATAGATACAAATTGTTACGGGTAACAAGTTATTTAACTCGACTTTTATTTCAGTTTCTTTCATATATTGATTACCTTTgcctttttaaaaatgttataaggGGGATGTAACAAAATAATTGGAAACcgaatcaaataaaaatttaaatttaatatggtTTTTATCGGTGATGGCTGAATGAATTTTTGTTATctacatatattaaattttgaactATAATTGAACTATATGTAGATAAAATATACAAGGATCATTccattcaaaatttaatatatttattcacCAATTTATATACCTTCTGTATCAAAATGATCCATATTTAAGAAagaaatttaagttttacattttcaatacatTTCTATTGAGTAATAATTGT
This region of Brassica napus cultivar Da-Ae chromosome C5, Da-Ae, whole genome shotgun sequence genomic DNA includes:
- the LOC106396872 gene encoding uncharacterized protein LOC106396872 isoform X1, producing MTKDHNFSENQDTQPIDSLPSSPSDSGEEKDGFFGNLGDEFMNDTVPFEDDAWINDEFKETQVIDNDEFLLCRETQAVDLGFQTQEEPFVEDEQLLQGFDGLATQVLDPSDEDSDDVDVTVFLVDNREVSDCGDSSSRRKLLSSEDKSRERADENMKPMGALDAPSSGHENVKPTGKVARFASVRSAAFRASAVSAQKLLNRDSPTLASCHSSGQGATTSSLLQQHFGEVGNQNCPPNTFVEKKNEGKRTARKLLFEDDSPEENCPSPGLSYIDSQEPGEASQASALKFVDKLISESGLNFDVEAEADYGRRTEEKLDKISSVKGPLELAKKASYKARALGNSMFEWDDNREDEGGGDICLRRKEELFGAASKAQRRSSVPREQRRELEVSVDKSQRRAHSDSRLLQRCVTRGPKMIQAAKKNLGKELDAVSEEGYNRISDMRDLVELGYETQVAAEAVDAVRSGGRSKVNGEASPGNKLSPGEERVITRQSKGTKRIQAMGKEELLRRRMNKASPSPAKACRKSIERSLQSDQLDKGGPYCSKRRIVHTAPRESRDNLVDEMDEVSKESKTRMFNRREEVEAGPDTQMAAEVISALHSGDARDEAKKSSRGVVTRKSKRLKGIQAVDDDIESLKPKTKKAKSVLVKAYSKNEKLDLPDEVVVSKLLKQPSGGEADVLSYPKRRRSARFLQDQVNEAERSSEPDFDTPVKSKEPSKNVSPICMGDEYHRLSCKDSRTSNTTREFRNLTSPLMEPVPETKSTRKRRDLGSVRVLFSQHLDEDVTKHQKKILARFDISEASSMTEATHFVADNFTRTRNMLEAIASGKPVVTTQWLESIDQVNIYVDEDLYILRDSKKEKEFGFNMGVSLARARQNPLLKGRRVFITPNTKPGLNTITTLVKAVHGQPVERVGRSVLSDEKVPENLLVLSCEEDRDISVPFLERGAEVYSSELVLNGIVTQKLEYERYRLFTDRVRRTRSTIWIRDGKGKFQRRRG
- the LOC106392411 gene encoding pentatricopeptide repeat-containing protein At3g21470 yields the protein MNLQDNVDISNLMRKHISKGSPKQALLLYEAIRRKGVFFPGWIPLLLKACACVPNFVLGKQLHSESIKFGIHSDVMVRTSLIKMYSQSGCIVSARNVFDEMLERNVATWNAMIGGYMWNGDALSATRLFGEIIGSGNEVTWIVMMKGYVKRNETEKARDLFERMPLEMKSVKAWAVMLGGYVSNREMEAARMFFEEIPEKNSFVWSLMISGYFRAGDVDEASGVFNRVKVRDLVIWNSLITGYAQNGYSDGAIDAFYKMQGEGFEPDAVTVSSVLSACAQSCRLDVGREVHSLINRIGIELNEFVSNALIDMYAKCGDLENATSVFESLSVRSVACWNSMISCLAIHGKGGEALEMFRTMDTKPDEITFLAALSACVHGGFLVDGLKIFLEMKNRDVKPNVKHFGCLVHLLGRSGKLKEAYGLVREMPVKPNDTVLGALLGACKVHMDTEMAEQVMKIIETAGSVINGDSENHLVLISNLYAHAESWQTAETLRVEMEKRGLEKSTGLSSLVLT
- the LOC106396872 gene encoding uncharacterized protein LOC106396872 isoform X2, with the translated sequence MTKDHNFSENQDTQPIDSLPSSPSDSGEEKDGFFGNLGDEFMNDTVPFEDDAWINDEFKETQVIDNDEFLLCRETQAVDLGFQTQEEPFVEDEQLLQGFDGLATQVLDPSDEDSDDVDVTVFLVDNREVSDCGDSSSRRKLLSSEDKSREHAPSSGHENVKPTGKVARFASVRSAAFRASAVSAQKLLNRDSPTLASCHSSGQGATTSSLLQQHFGEVGNQNCPPNTFVEKKNEGKRTARKLLFEDDSPEENCPSPGLSYIDSQEPGEASQASALKFVDKLISESGLNFDVEAEADYGRRTEEKLDKISSVKGPLELAKKASYKARALGNSMFEWDDNREDEGGGDICLRRKEELFGAASKAQRRSSVPREQRRELEVSVDKSQRRAHSDSRLLQRCVTRGPKMIQAAKKNLGKELDAVSEEGYNRISDMRDLVELGYETQVAAEAVDAVRSGGRSKVNGEASPGNKLSPGEERVITRQSKGTKRIQAMGKEELLRRRMNKASPSPAKACRKSIERSLQSDQLDKGGPYCSKRRIVHTAPRESRDNLVDEMDEVSKESKTRMFNRREEVEAGPDTQMAAEVISALHSGDARDEAKKSSRGVVTRKSKRLKGIQAVDDDIESLKPKTKKAKSVLVKAYSKNEKLDLPDEVVVSKLLKQPSGGEADVLSYPKRRRSARFLQDQVNEAERSSEPDFDTPVKSKEPSKNVSPICMGDEYHRLSCKDSRTSNTTREFRNLTSPLMEPVPETKSTRKRRDLGSVRVLFSQHLDEDVTKHQKKILARFDISEASSMTEATHFVADNFTRTRNMLEAIASGKPVVTTQWLESIDQVNIYVDEDLYILRDSKKEKEFGFNMGVSLARARQNPLLKGRRVFITPNTKPGLNTITTLVKAVHGQPVERVGRSVLSDEKVPENLLVLSCEEDRDISVPFLERGAEVYSSELVLNGIVTQKLEYERYRLFTDRVRRTRSTIWIRDGKGKFQRRRG